The proteins below are encoded in one region of Neisseria macacae ATCC 33926:
- a CDS encoding Na+/H+ antiporter NhaC family protein — translation MHLIDYSHSFLSVVPPFLALALAVITRRVLLSLGIGILVGVAFLVGGSPIDGLTHLKDMVVGLAWADGDWSLGKPKILIFLLLLGIFTSLLTFSGSNQVFADWAKQHIKGRRGAKMLTACLVFVTFIDDYFHSLAVGAIARPVTDKFKVSRAKLAYILDSTAAPMCVLMPVSSWGASIIATLAGLLVTYHITGYTPMGVFVAMSLMNYYALFALIMVFVVAWFSFDIGSMARLEKAALQETHDESAGSDGPKGRVYALIIPVLVLIASTVSAMIYTGAQASETFSILGAFENTDVNTSLVFGGTCGVLAVVLCTLGTIKAADYPKAVRQGISSMFGAITILILAWLISTVVSEMHTGDYLSTLVADNIHPGFLPVILFLLASVMAFATGTSWGTFGIMLPIAAAMAVKVDASLVIPCMSAVMAGAVCGDHCSPISDTTILSSTGAHCNHIDHVTSQLPYALTVAGAAAAGYLVLGMTQSAWLGFFATGVVMTALIFILKDKKGKAA, via the coding sequence ATGCACCTGATTGATTATTCACATTCGTTTTTATCCGTCGTGCCGCCGTTTTTGGCATTGGCGCTTGCCGTCATCACCCGCCGCGTGCTGCTGTCTTTGGGCATCGGTATCTTGGTCGGCGTTGCCTTTTTGGTCGGCGGCAGCCCGATTGACGGACTGACACACCTGAAAGACATGGTGGTCGGACTGGCTTGGGCAGACGGCGATTGGTCGCTGGGAAAACCTAAAATCCTGATTTTCTTATTGTTGCTCGGTATTTTCACTTCTCTTTTAACTTTTTCGGGCAGCAATCAGGTGTTTGCCGATTGGGCGAAGCAACACATCAAAGGGCGGCGCGGCGCAAAAATGCTGACTGCCTGCCTCGTATTCGTTACCTTTATCGACGACTATTTCCACAGTCTCGCCGTCGGCGCGATTGCCCGTCCCGTTACCGACAAATTCAAAGTCTCCCGCGCCAAACTCGCGTATATCCTTGATTCCACCGCCGCGCCGATGTGCGTACTGATGCCGGTTTCAAGCTGGGGCGCATCGATTATCGCCACGCTGGCAGGTCTGCTCGTTACTTACCACATCACCGGATACACGCCGATGGGTGTGTTCGTCGCCATGAGCCTGATGAATTATTACGCCCTGTTCGCGCTGATCATGGTGTTTGTCGTCGCATGGTTTTCCTTTGACATCGGCTCGATGGCGCGCCTTGAAAAAGCGGCATTGCAGGAAACCCATGACGAATCCGCCGGCTCGGACGGCCCTAAAGGCAGGGTTTACGCGCTGATTATCCCTGTTTTGGTGTTGATCGCATCCACCGTTTCCGCCATGATTTACACAGGTGCGCAGGCAAGCGAAACCTTCAGCATTTTGGGTGCGTTTGAAAATACCGATGTAAACACTTCGCTGGTGTTCGGCGGTACTTGCGGCGTACTCGCCGTCGTCCTCTGCACGCTCGGCACCATCAAGGCCGCCGACTATCCCAAAGCTGTCCGTCAGGGCATATCTTCGATGTTCGGCGCGATTACCATCCTGATTCTTGCCTGGCTCATCAGCACCGTCGTCAGCGAAATGCACACCGGCGACTACCTCTCCACGCTGGTTGCAGACAATATCCATCCCGGCTTCCTGCCCGTCATCCTCTTCCTGCTCGCCAGTGTGATGGCGTTCGCCACGGGCACAAGCTGGGGCACGTTCGGCATTATGCTGCCGATTGCCGCAGCGATGGCGGTTAAAGTCGATGCATCGTTGGTTATCCCGTGTATGTCCGCCGTGATGGCAGGCGCGGTGTGCGGCGACCACTGTTCGCCCATTTCCGACACCACTATCCTGTCTTCCACCGGTGCGCATTGCAACCACATCGACCACGTTACATCGCAACTGCCTTACGCCCTGACCGTCGCAGGCGCGGCAGCGGCAGGCTACCTCGTGTTGGGCATGACGCAATCGGCTTGGCTGGGCTTTTTCGCCACCGGCGTCGTCATGACCGCCCTCATCTTCATACTGAAAGATAAAAAAGGCAAAGCTGCCTGA